AATTACTTGGTGGATGTGCCCTTTGAATCAGTAACGTAATGTCTGCGGGAAAATGGAAAGGCGTTAATTAGGTCCTGCCCAACCATGTCTGGTAAGAGTCTGGTGACATCAGCTCTGATGTTGGGCTAAGTGATCACAATGAGATCTGCCTCCGTTGGGTCTTTGCTTTGGTCGGTCCTGTCTTCTTCCTGGGTGTCTTCAGGTCGAGCCTCATATCCTTCGTCCCATGGGGCCGAGCTGAGCCCAGCGGGGGCCGACCGAGAGTGAGGTGTGACGGTTCTCCCCAGTCCCTGGTACTGACCGTTGGGTGACACCGGGTTGGATGCTGCCTCTGTGATGGCATCTTGGGAGCCCGACGAGAGCAAGCCAGATCGCTCGCCATCATTCTGCGCCTCGCCAAAGTAAGACTTCCTTGGACGACCCAGAACTGTTCTCCCTGTCGATGACGACCAAAACAAATGTCTGTACAGTCTTCTCAATGTTGGACAACGTGCCAGATATATTTACAAAGCTGTGAAAATACACTAGTAGCCAGAAGGCACTTACCAACATTGCGGACTTGTTCAGAAATGTCTGCTCTGACATCAGATATGTCCCACATTGCCATGAAAGAGTCAAAGCACGAGCCCTCCTCCGCCTCCTGGATGTAAGGCTTATAAGTGAAGCTGAAGTGATGGGCAATAGCTGCCAGAAACATCTCCACACATATGATGAAATCCTGAAGGAACCAGGACAGTTGTAGTGTTGTAGTTAGGAAGTAAAACAGAACTCAGATATCAACTCAAGAAAGAGTTTGCATTTTCTTACAAAAGCTCACAAATGATTGTCACTTCTTTTTCAACTACATAAGAATTAGCCCACCTGCAATCCAGTAGCAACAGCCTCCACGTTATTCCATTCCCATGTGCGTTCCTCTGAAATGATGCCCACTTTCACCAGCAGAGCAATGAACACAGCTTGCCTGAGAGTTTACAATGAAGGTCATCACATCACAGCCTGACACAAAATCTGCATTTCTTTACAGAAACGATCCAGGAACAGTCGTGCCAATACGTTGTAAGAAAAACAGCGAATTACCAGAAAGAGACGAACACCACCATTTTCACACACAGGAATTTGCCCACTGGTTTGATTGGACCCAGCTCTTCTCTCAGGGCTCTGTAGAACAGCACCAGGCAGTACATGGCAAACTAGATCaagagatgaaagagaaaactTGGTCAAATCAGACTACTCACATTTGTTATATCCATCCTCTTAATGTCGGTTCCATATATTGAGTCCCATAAAAAACTAGAataggcccaacagtccccttcaatCCAAATCAAATCCTCCGAAGTTCCCCCGCACATGGAAATTGTCTCACAATATTAAAGGAAGTGATACAAAAAGTCAGATTGTCCAAATGCACAACAAAATTGTATCaattctttcttggcccatgtctcatccttcAACCACCTTTTGTGGAAATTTGTGAAGTTCTTTTtccataatcctgctgacaaacaaagacaggggtgaaaacataacaacCTTGTCTGGAAGTAAAAAGACGGAGGCATTATTACCAGCTGTGACATATTGTTGAAGATGACCAGGTACGTCCATGCATTTTTTGAACTGAAATTTCCTTCATCATACACTCCACTCAGCTGACAGATTCTGGGAAGGAGAATAAACAGCCACAATGTATCAAtacaaaaacatgaacacaaatacTTTTGTTTGTATTAAAGAGTAAAATTAGGTGCAATAAACATCAGACTTTACTTACAAGGCAATCACTGTTGTGACAGGTCTTACGACTGTGTACTGTAGCACTCCCAATTTGCATCTCAACAGTAAAACCCTGCAGAACAAACATATGACTTGAGTTAGAAAGATATAGGCTTAACAAGATATAAGTTGATATTAGTAAAGATCTATTGAATTTaagataaaatacataaaacactAGTGGTCGTAAGAAATATGGAAAATTTGAGACACATGAGGGAAATGTTGGTTAAGCTTTGAAATCCATGTGCTAAATGCAACACTACTCTAAAGGGTTAGAAATGACAGGggattattaaatatatttattacataGATGAGACTAATGCTGATGACCTTCAAGAAACTGTTACATGTTTGTTCTCGTTTAGTTTTTAAGAATCAAACTGATTCTTGTGTAAAAGAAGAGAAGGACTAATCTCCAGGCAAAATGAACAACGCACAGTTACGTTAACCAATTACTGATGTTGCCAGACTGTGGCTAATTTGAAGCTGTTGACTctcattgatttgttttcttcaagagaaaaaacacattcatctcaacatttgaacatttctgtGCCTTGAGACAAAGTcgaacaaagaaataaaagaattgCCTCTTGTCTCTTAGTCACTCTCATTGTTTCTTAACTTTAAAACCAGCACCTCATATTAAAGCAAGTTATATCAAATGGGGTGATGTGGTATACCCTCAGGCATACagaaaaactaataataaaactgataaaTCCATGATATTATTGAGAAGTCAGCCAGATCTCTTCATGTGAGCaatctaaaagaaaacatttggtgGCATCCAGTTTAGAATAACGTACCCACATGGATTGGGTTTTATTCTAAAGAGAACTTACTCTCCCATCGGCCATGGagggcagcagcagagaggaggcaggtgtttctgctgctcctgAACCTCCAGCATCAACACCAGGCTCGGGTACTGATTTTCCAGGTAGTTGAGCAGGAAGGTCATGAAGTTGTAGATGACGTAGGCCTCATAACACTCTCTGCATGTGTCCACATAGATCGCTATACCGGGGTATTTCAGTGCGAGCCACTGAGAAAGAAGAAGCGTTATCACAGGGAAAGAAGtggaaatattacattttcaagtAGCGCAGCATTGCATAAAGCAAGATTCTCTCAGGGTTGCTACTTCAGGTCAAGTCTCATCCAAAATGATTGATGATTTGGTGAATGGATTTGAGCATATAATAAACAACTTACACTGTCCAAGCTGTAGATTGGGACCATCCACAATATTCTAGAAAAACCATGAAAACACGTGGATTAAAAAAGGCTGTTTCATACTTCTGATCATGGCAGATGTCAGATGTTAGACATGCTTGTTGACATCTTTACCTGATGATAGGTTTCTGAAGCTCTGGCTGAGTGTAGTGCACCAGATGCTGAAGAATGCCCCATAATGATATGGGTATGGTCATGAAGACAAATATCCCAGCGATGAACCATGCTTTGTTGTGTGTGCTAACCTGCCAttacaaagaaagaaacagtcaACACGTTAATGTGAGACTTAGAACGTTTTAGCTACTGAGAGAAGGATGTGGTTTTAAATCTCCTTTAaaagcagagaatgacaaatacttgataaacagaaaacatttcacaaatctgaggaagatcaattatgtgttatactTATTGTActaatgttaatgttttattgatgattaatgttttattgatgaTTATATAATAGTTATTTATAGTGTTCTATTTATGCATAGCCATGTGTATATGTGAGTCAGGGGTGGAAGTGGTACTCAGATCATTTTAATGtacacaaatatttatttgaggGAATAGTGCATCCATGTTAAAATAAGTGTCCTAAAAGTTGGTTAGGCACATTAATGTTGCCCTGGAAGCCTGTGGATACAAACAAAGTGAATCAGAGAATTGAGACTATTTAAATTCAATGTCATTCAAAGCTTGTAAAGTCCTGTAGATGTGTTCCTATGAAAGAAATGCAGTGGAGTAAACATACAAATGCTTCCCtctgaaaaatgtaaagcagaatcaaaataaatccaatcaAGTAACTTGGAAGAACCTTGAACTGTATTCAAGTAAATTCTAAGTTGCATTAAACCTTCTAAATCTCCCTCAGCATCAATAAAGTATCTGTCGGTCTGTGGAACCAACAGGACTCCCAGGAACCAGAGGAAACAACATGTACGTCTCATCCACTGACCGCAGACTTCTGCAGCTCCCAGATGCACAGTGGCAggaccaccagcagcagcaggatgtacAGGACGACGACCAGCGGCCGGATCCACCTCCTCCAGTTCCCGCAGGAACACGGTATGTTGCACATCGAGGCCTCTGGAGCTGGCCCGAGGCTCAGCGGCACAAACAACTTCTTCTTCGCCGGTGTGGAGGGACCCTGCTAACGCTGCTCGTTAGCTTCGCATT
This is a stretch of genomic DNA from Paralichthys olivaceus isolate ysfri-2021 chromosome 8, ASM2471397v2, whole genome shotgun sequence. It encodes these proteins:
- the tmem184c gene encoding transmembrane protein 184C gives rise to the protein MCNIPCSCGNWRRWIRPLVVVLYILLLLVVLPLCIWELQKSAVSTHNKAWFIAGIFVFMTIPISLWGILQHLVHYTQPELQKPIIRILWMVPIYSLDSWLALKYPGIAIYVDTCRECYEAYVIYNFMTFLLNYLENQYPSLVLMLEVQEQQKHLPPLCCCPPWPMGEVLLLRCKLGVLQYTVVRPVTTVIALICQLSGVYDEGNFSSKNAWTYLVIFNNMSQLFAMYCLVLFYRALREELGPIKPVGKFLCVKMVVFVSFWQAVFIALLVKVGIISEERTWEWNNVEAVATGLQDFIICVEMFLAAIAHHFSFTYKPYIQEAEEGSCFDSFMAMWDISDVRADISEQVRNVGRTVLGRPRKSYFGEAQNDGERSGLLSSGSQDAITEAASNPVSPNGQYQGLGRTVTPHSRSAPAGLSSAPWDEGYEARPEDTQEEDRTDQSKDPTEADLIVIT